In the genome of Lactuca sativa cultivar Salinas chromosome 3, Lsat_Salinas_v11, whole genome shotgun sequence, the window AAGTAAGAATAtataatattaacatataataataaCTAGTGAATGAGCCCGAGGCGAACCACGGGTCACTTTTTTTGCAGGTTTAATGGTTTTTGGTCGGCGTTTCCTCAAAAGTGAAAAAAAATCTAATCATTGTGAGTAAAACAATTCACAGGTTATAACTATTTCATTGTGAATATACAAATCTTCCCTTTCTCTACAGCACATTAGAATCATCTTATGATTCTATTAGTCTAAAACTCCAAGACATGACTATAGTTCTAACTTGTGCATCCATTCTATTTACATTCACCATCCTTGTTTCTCACTTGATCTTCTCAAACTTGTTCAAATCACATTTTTACATCCAAAAGACCTTCCACATCTCAATGCTCACCTCATAGCTTTTTGCAGCAGTAATTAGGTGCGCATGATGTCAACATACACAACAACAATCACAAAGTACAACCTGTAAATGTAGTCAAGAAAACTCTCTGTTCCGCGTAAATCAACTTTCAATAATGCTACCCAATATCAAATCAAATATGAGTTTGGATTCTAAAAGTAGCCCTAGATTCATGTTTAAAAGTGGGAGTAGaatgaaaattataaattattagTCTATTcaataacatctcgaagggaaacaaaaataatattaatagggAAAAGTGCAACAACCAATTGATTCACAAATATTGTATATCaaataaatttgaaattaagagagaaaaaTATTGGGAGAATCGTATGGAAATTGGCTTTGGTTGAGGCAAACGGCAAACCTGATTGGTGCACTAAATATTAAGTTTTGTTAAAAGTTATTTAAtagttaattatatttttataattattaaattcatAAATTGAACTTTTTTCACTAAATAGAACCACCAAATGATGATATGATGAAAGAATTTCCTTTGATACAGTTGTGATTTTCTCCTTGTTAGTGTCGTCTATAATGATAGACAGTTTCATATATTACCGAgttatacttttataaatatgTTAATGACCACAGATCTATATACGtagtttttaaaatattaataacaaaaataaattacGTTATTATTCTTGTTTAGTTTTCCCATTAAACCAAATCATGGATAAAGTACCTCATCTGAAGACTTTGACAGTGAACCAAATTGATTTGAGTAACTCACGCCACGCCTAACTACTATTCTAATTACCTAAATACCCTTGACTGATACAAGGTTATTTTCGTCAATATCAGTTATGACTCATGACTTTTTGTTCATGATTGTTAATATGTTACCGATAGTTTTTGAAAATAATAGTGGAAATACAAACAAATCAGATGCCAGTGAGATAGtaaaaaagggtattttggtttttATGTTTTAAGTATGAAGAGATCAAAAAAGAAACCCCCACCATTAAGATGTAAGACAGAATCATAGAGCACGTAAAAAGTATTGGAACTTCTACATTCCATTCCAGTTTAGTTTACTACAATATATCTTCTTTTCATAGGATCCTATCATTCCATTCCACTTTAGATTTTCAAATATGAGCTTCATAGGATCTCATTCTCTACAGGAAGAAGGTTTAAACTCAAATCCTTGATTGGATTCATAAAATCATATATATTTTCAATTTTGAAAGcttaaaatttgagtttttaccATTCATTGCTACAAAATCATAGTTCAATCCAACTTTTTTGCTGAGCTTTTGTTTAAATCTTTAAATGTATTACCAACCATGCTCCAAAACAACGAAAACTCAAAATCGTAACAAAAAATCACAGATATAACATTGTGCCTTCCTGTTGCTTGCCTTCCTGACAACACAACTCCTTTCTTCAATAGTGTTTTAAATCTGTCAACATAATAAACACCTAAAAGTTGAGAGAAATATGTTTATGGTAGATCATAGGAGGAAATAAAGAAAACCAAAGAAAAAACATGAAATGGTTAAAAATGGCATGATTTAATTCAGAAAATCTGATAATCTATGATATGTCGTGGTTCTAAAGATTCTTGAAACCGAAAAGCTAACAATAACTTATTCTAATGAAACCAACCCTTCACACACACCTTTTTTATCTAGCTCAAACTCTATTTAATAACTTCTTTAACTTTTTACATCTTCTGAAAGGAAGGTTACAGAGGTAAATCTTCCATATTTCCCTGCTTTTTCCAAGATACTACACCATCTTCTGATTTGTATgtgtaaaaatgaaattttaaagccctaaaatcatatttataaactaACCACAGACAAAAGCACAAatctaataaataaacaattaatcgatttttatatataataatattttattcttTGATTTCTTTGTTTGACTAAATCTCATAAACCAATAGATGATCAGTTTCAGTTAGAAACCAATAGATGATATAACATAAAACCTATAAAATTTCACTAAAAACTTTTAACAAACACCTAGGGGCATTGTTTCAACATCTAATCAAAAGTGCAATACCTGTATCGCCCCATCAACAAAGTCCGATTCTAAGCTTTGTGAACTTCAAATGAAGTCATTTACAGACTGAGATACAAACAACCCAAAAAAAACTCTAAATAAGAATAAATAGGTTGGCATAAGTTAAAAAAGTGAAATTTAAAAGAGGATACTCTTACATCAATCATCTCCCGGACAGAAGCCTCCTTGAGAGTTTTCACCCACGGGAACTAAGACATGTTCATAACTCCGACGCCATCTCTTCACGATTCCAAGAATTCAACCGGTAGAGACGCCACCTGCTCTTGTCGAAGGCCTGAAAGCGATTGAAACAGGGAGAAATCAAAACCAGTCGAATAAAAAAACACAAATAGACCCATCAATATACTTACGATAGCGCATTGGTTCTTCTGATAGATTCCACACCGGCGGCGACGGGTCGAAAAAGAATTATGTAGAAAGAGAAACCGGAGATAAACATTACCAGAATCGAAAGAGAAACCGGAGGAAGCGACGAAGTCGTTGATGAtaaaatcaccatgttcaataaGGTATAAATTAGAAAACTTATTCGATAGATGCTCCAGACAGCAACGCCTCTTTTCCCTCATCCATCCTCTATGTCTCTATCTCCGGTGGCAAAACAGTGAAGCATGGGATTAAGAAATTGGAGGAGGGATTGAGAGAATTTGGGAATGTAGTAGAGAAATATTCCGAAAAATAGAAAGAAATTAATTGCCTGGAGGAAGATTAACGACGAAACATGCCAATCTCTACAACTTTTGTGGCAAAATTCTAAAATGACAAAAGGTTACCGTTCTTAACTGCGATGGaaattaatatatgtatataatataataataatgacACAATTGCAATTGCAATCATGGAACTACAAATGaacaaaattcacaatttaataagaaaatatttaaaatttatatatgacacaaaaattaaatttattattatagACATTTAAAAGATTAAATTCATAACTTAGTAAAAAGTAATATGTGATATTTATAGCCGACAAAGCCAATGATGCTTAGCTGATCTTTTCAAACGATCAACCACACTGGGACTGAGACACGGTCTGGACTCCCGCGGGGGCAGCAGTGGGGAATCTTGACTACTAAGAGCATCCACAATGCAAGTAGTATAAGAGTCGAATAGGATGATGACTAGGATTGAACAGGATTTGAATGGAGTGTGGGTGATGACATGTAGTAGAGTTGAATGGAAGAGTTGAATGATCATTGAATGGTTCAATAGAAGGAATAAAGTGGTGATTAGGATTGAATAGGTGTTTAATAGGTTGTGGGTGGTGTTGTGTAGATGTTTAATGAATGATATGATAATCCATTGAACTCTATAAAGTTCAATGGGTTGTGGATGCCCTAATGACACATgactaattaaaatataatatatatatatatatatatatatatatatatatatatatatatatatatatatatatatatatatatatatatatatatatatgattattaaaaaaaacGAACTATAGACATCATATTTCTAACATGCATAGACTATGTCATTTTAGAAATATCTTTTCTATTTACAATTGTCATTGCAATATCTTCGTCACTAACAACCAGTGTAAGTTGTTTTCCAAATGCTTTAACGAATGCAGTAGTTTTACTACTTAGAAGAATATTAGTAAAGGTAAATAAACATTTGAGAccaataaaaaacataaaactaaaatttatataaaaaattaatattataacaaatttaatataaataattaccTGTTTGTGTGGAACGTTGtatcaaaacacacaaaatccCCTAAATATCTTTAGTTAACATTTAAAGCCTTATTGACCAAAAGCAACGAAGTCGACCCTCCATTCTCAAATTTATACCCAAAAGTGAAGTTTGGAACATGTTTGTTCTGTTTTCCATATTTGTCCACCAAAAGTTGTGTATTATCCTTCCTAATACAACAATTAACTTTTCGAGCATTATTCTTATAATTAATGCAAATATCTCCACCAATATTGTAACGACCCTTTAACTTTTGCATTGTTATTGTTGCCCTAATGTGTAAAGTTCACATCTTTTGAATATAGGTTTGTTTAGAGAAGTTCTTGTTCATCTTTAAAAGATGCAAGTTTCATTTGGTAATCAAACTATAGTGTTTCATTGCttaaaaggtataaagttcactTTGCATGGATCCATGCACTTACGTGAATTTAGCATAAGCTTTGCATCTCATTCTTTTGATATTGGAATTTATCTAAGGTTTGTTATTTTAATTATCGATGATGTCTAATAGAACAATAACATGAGCTCCTTTTCTAATGCACAACATATACCTATGTTTAAGAATTCTATGAGTTTTCTTTTTTGTAGTCAACCTACTCAAACCAAAACCGTATTTAACAACATACTTCTTATACATAGGTATTGTAGCATCAATGTTTGGATATTTGGTAAACAACTTTGGTTTCAAATCATCCAAAAACTCTAAAATCCATATTTTACGAATACCACCAAGTGAGTAAAACTCATTATTACATTACAATTCCTTTAATGGAATGGTTTCATCAACTTTATAGTAACTACAACataggattatatatatatatatatatatatatatatatatatatatatatatatatatatatatatatatatatatatatatatatatatatatatatatatatatatatatatatatatatatatatatatatatatatatatcagttgtAATAACTTTAATACCTATAAATGTCATTGCTATCTAAaacagactatatatatatatatatatatatatatatatatatatatatatatatatatatatatatatatatatatatatatatcatttgtaataacattaatACCTATAGTCATTTATCTTAGAGCATTTCTTGttttatcaattggtatcaaagcctagattgGTTGCTTATTATCCACTCTCACTAGATTATCATTGTAAGAAACCTTGGTGACTTACATTTCTAGTAAGCATGGAAGTATTCTTTATATACTATCTTCGCTcaaaatattttccaaaaaatgaCTAACTTACAACAAATATATGCTATAAATGTCTCCTATAGTCTGAGTTGTTGCAGTTAAGCACCCATACTAATTGCTGACGAGTATGAATAATGGAAACCTAGAATGGGGAACTATTTCAAAATAAATGGAAAGGATGTCTAGCATTTTTTTGTTGAAATGGAAAGTATGAACAATGGAAACCGCCATTTCCCTCCCGGCTTGCAACTTCGAAGAAGCAAATGGAGGAGAAAGAGATCTTGGACACCTTTCGAAAGGTGGAAGTAAATATCCCTCTACTTGATGCGATCAAACAAATTCtaagatatgaattttttttaaagagcTTTGTACCAACAAGAGAAAGCTGAAAGGAAATGAGAAAATCTCGTTGAACGAAAATGCATCCGCGGTTTTACAAAGGAAGCTTCCACCCAAGTGCAAACATCCGAGAATGTTTACGGTTCCTTGCAAGATAGGAGATGCCACTTTTAGTAGTGTCATGCTTGACCTTGGTGCTTCTATTAATGTCATGCCCTACTCGGTGTATGAATCATTGAATGTTGGACCTTTAAGTGAAACCGGTGTCATAATCTCTTTTGCGGGTAAATCAAGTGTCTTTCCTAGAGGTGTTTTGGAAGATGTCCTAGTGCAAGTAAACCAATTGGTCTTCCCGACGGATCTCTATGTGATTGATCTAGAGGAACAAATATTCTCAAGATCGGGTATAATCTTACTTGGGAGACCATTCCTGAAGACGGCTAGAACAAAGATTGATGTGTATGTGGGAAGATTAACAATGGAATTTGATGGTGAAACAATAAGTTTTAACATTTATGATGCTATGAGATATCCTAGTGATGTTTCATCCTTGTGCTTTGTCGATGCTGTTGAACCATTAACCCAAGAGTTGTTCGTGTTGTCTAATGGTGACATGTTGGAGATGGTTTTGAGCAAAGGGTTTGATTGTGGAAAATTAGCCAAGAAGTTGAAGCTCTACTCACTAGACCCCGAAGTTCAAAGATTGGTCAACAATTTGGAGATCACGAAGACCACCCAATTTAGTGTGAAGAAAATTGAATTACCTCAAACTCACACGAGATTGCCACACTCCCTTGTTCAACTGCCGGAATTAGAATTGAAGGTCCTTCCTCAACATTTGAAGTATTCATACGTGGGAGACAACAAGACTCTTCCGGTCATCATTTCGCCTCACCTAACCAAGTGTGAAGAAGAACAACTCCTCAAGGTGTTCAGGGAACATAAAGAAGAAATAGGTTGGACTATTGCGGATATCAAAGGTTTGAGCCCCTCCACTTGTATGCACAAGATCTTAatggaggatgaatgcaagcCAAGTAAAGACGTGCAAAGAAGGTTGAATCTGCCAATGATTGAAGTGGTCAAGAAAGAGATTTTGAAGCTCCTTGATGTGGGAATGATCTATCCAATCTCGGATAGAAAATGGGTGAGTCCGGTTCAAGTTGTGCCCAAAAAGATGGGGATCACGGTGGTcgagaacaacaaaggtatgatggtacccacccgtgtgcaaaacgggtggagagtatgtattgactacTGCAAACTCAATGCAGACACATGAAAAGATCATTTTCCAATGCCTTTCATAGACAAAATGTTAGAAAGTTTGGCCAAAACATCTCACTATTGCTGTCTCGACGGGTATTCTGGTTTTCACCAAATCCCGGTGGcaccggaagaccaagaaaagacaacTTTTACATGTCCATTTGACACTTTCGCATACCGTAGAATGCCATTCGGATTATGTGACGTCCCGACCACTTTCCAACGTTGCATGGTTAGTATCTTTTCAGAATCTGTCGAGAACATAATTGAAGTTTTTATAGACGATTTCACGGTATATGGTAACtattttcaaaaatgtttgaccaatctcaccaaaattttaaaaagatgtATTGAAGCAaatttggttttgaattttgagaaatgtcatttcatggtgagtcaacgtctcattttgggtcacattgtgtCTAAAAAAGGAATTGAGGTAGATAAGGCCAAAATTGATGTTATTCAAAGTTTACCTTACCCGACCTGTGTTCGGGAAGTTTGTTTTTTTTAGGCCATGCAGGTTTCTACCAGAGATTAATCaaggatttttcaaagataaAAAGACCAATGTGTTAACTCTTGCAAAAGGATGTTGATTTCGAGTTCAATGAGGCGTGCAAAGAGCTTTTGACAAGCTCAAAGAGTTGCTTACATCCGCCCGATCATGCAAGCTCCAAATTGGGATCTCCCCttcgagatcatgtgtgatgcaagcaaTTATGCTATTAGCGCTGTTTTGGGTCTAAAGAATGGAAGAGCCTCCCATGTGATCTACTATGCATCCAGGACActagacaatgctcaaagcaactactctacTATAGAGAAGGAGCTGTTAGCCATAGTGTTCACCTTGGAGAAATTTAGACAATATCTGCTTGGTACTAAGGGCATTGTGTATTTGGATCACGCAGCTCTTAAGTACTTGATGACGAAGAAAGATGCAAAGCCTAGACTCATCCGATGGATTTTATTGTTACAAGAATTTGATTTGGAAATCCGGGACAAGAGTGGGTGTGAGAATCTTGTTGCCGATCACCTAAGCCGGATCTCTTCAAATGAAACTCATCTCCCTTTGCGGGACGAGTTTCCGGATGAGCATCTATTTTCCCTTACTCAATATATTCCTTGGTATGCCGATatcgttaactttttggtcacaaaAGGGTATCCCGACACATTCACACGTGCTCAAAAAGACAAGTTGAAAAGTGATGCGAAATATTATGTGTGGGATGAgccttatttgtggaaacattgtcccaatcaaatcattaggcgatgtgtgccccaacaagagcaccaatccttttgcaattttgtcatgaatATGCTTGTGGGGGACACTTTGAACCTAGCTGGACCTTGAGAAAGGTCCTTGAGTGTGGACTATTTTAACCAACCATGTCACGCGACTGTTACTTGTTTTGCAAAAGTTGTGAACGGTGCCAAAGGACGGGGAACATGTCACAAAACAATCAAATGCCAAAAAAAAATccaatccttgtttgtgaaatTTTTGATGTATGGGTGATTGATTTCATGGGCCAATTCCCTGTTTCATTTGGCAACGTTTACATCTTGCTCGCGGTTGACTATGTTTCTAAGTGGGTTGAAGCCAAATCCACAAGATCGGATGATGCCAAAACAATTATCGACTTTCGAAAATATAATGTCTTTGTGAGGGTTGGTGTGCCTAGGACTTTGATTAGTGATAGGGGGACACACTTTTGCAACAAAATGATGGGGGCTTTATTGAAGAAGTACAACGTGACCCACCGTGTTTCAACATCCTACAACCCTTAAACGAATGGTCAAGCGGATGTTTCGAATCGTGAAGTGAAGAGTATTCTTGAGAAAATGGTAAATCCCTCAAGAAAAGACTAGAGTTCAAGGCTTGATGATGCCTTGTGGGCCTATCGGACCACGTACAAGACCCTGATAGGAATGTCTCCATCTAGGTTGGTTTTTGGAAAACGATGTCAAATTCCCGTGGAATTGGAACACCGTGCAATTTGGGCGGTAAAACAATGCAACTTTAACATTGATGAGGTGGAAAGGCATAAGAAGCTTCAACTTCAAGAGTTAGAGGAGTTGAGAAATGACTCCTATGAAAACTCAAGAATTTACAAGGAGAGGACAAATCTTTTCCATGACAAGTCCATTAACCGCAAGAATTTCGAACCGGGACATAGTATATTGCTTTTCCATTCGCGATTCAAATTATTTCCTGGAAAGTTGAGGTCAAGATGGATAGGTCCGTTTGTTGTGTTAAAAAGTCTTTGAGCACGGAGCGGTTGAAATCCAAAGTGAAGAAATGGGGCAAATCTTTAAAGTCAATGGGCATCGTTTGAAACCTTTCTATGAAGGTTTTGACGCAAATGTCCTAGATGTCATCCAATTGGATGCCTCGGTGTACTGAAATCAAAAGGGAAAcacgtctcgccaaagacgttaaagaggggcatttttggaaaacttAAAGTTTTCATCTTTTCTAGTTCTGAAAAATGTTGTAGATAGACCATTTTTTCATTTAtcatctcttcttcttccttccttCTTGCGGTAAAAGAATGTTGGATTTGAAGACCCAGTGTTCGTATTGGTCAAAGAGAGCAAATTGAGAAAAATGGAAACATAACTCACGTGGACCGCGTGTACTCCAGATCCCGTCCGCGTTAATAAACAAATGGTCTGTGTGTGGTCTCCTTAGGTGTTTGCGTCTATCATCAGAAAATAGAAGAGTTTCAAGCCTATTCACGCGGACTGCGTGTACTCGCAAATCCGTCCGCGTGTTTATTAGAATGGACCACGTGACCTCTTTGAAATTGTCCGCGTGCGATGAAGGAAAAACAGAAGAATTTCGGGTTTATTCACGCGGACCGTGTGTACTCGCGTCCGCGTCCACATGTGTTGTTGACCAGCGTTGACTCGCTTTTAACCAGGTTTGACCGTGATTTTTAACTAATAAACACCACCAGCCGGCCCTTCTACccttcttcttctccattctTCTCCCGTTAACCTCCATTAGAGCACCTCCTTCTCCACCACTAAAACTCAGTTTCCTGTCAAACCGCTGGTCGGATTCCGCTAGACCACTTCCATTCTTCACCAATTTCCCAACTCTACAAACCCCAAAAAAACCGGTCCGATATGTTGCTGTAACTCCGGGCGCCACCACCACTCAACCGCCACTTTTCGGCTGTTTTCGGGCCAACTCCGACCACGTATCGCGATTCCGACACCGCCATTATGCTCCcctttgacaagggtacaaaccCCACCAAAAATATCTCTCAAATCTCACCGGAAAATTTTGCTAGAATTTCAAGCCATTGTCGGATTCCTCGGGTTTTCGCAATAAAGTTCTTCTCACGGGATATTCAAAAAAGCTTAAAGTTTGGGGTGGAGAGTTGCAAAATCTTCAAATCCCGAATTTTTGTGCGCAAATTTTGAACTTTCATTAAAAAAACGGGTACTTTCTTTCCTTTATTTTAATTGATCAATATGCATGTCTCTGAACAACAATTCATATGCTATTGCATCAAATGAGTTTAGGAATTATTTCTTGCTTTGATTGTTGAGCTGCTTTAGAAGTCCATAGGGAGTCGGTTGGTGGTTTGGATTGAAATATCATTTGTTGAGATTGTAATTCGTGTAGTGGTTATGTTTCGTGCAGTTAGACCATGTCCACATCTAGGAAGTGCCCGACTTCCGCCCAAGTCAAGGCCCCCACCAGAGCATCAAAATGATGCACCCGACATTCCAAAATTTCAGGATGATAGGGCATTCGAAAATTACATAAAGAGCTTGCCTAGAAAAGTTGCATCCACCAAATTTATGTGCAAACCCATTCTTATATCATTATGGATTCTTGAAGGGGTCACCCAATTGTTTCATAACATTGGGTGGGAAAACCTTCTCAATCTCATGGTGCACACTTACGAGCTCCCCACTAGAGAGTTTCTTGCCGATTGCGGGTACGATAGCGAAAAGAGAAAAGTTGTATTCTAACTTCTAGGGGACCAAAGGTACATCGATTTTGCAACAATAAACGACATCTTGGGCTTGCCTTCTTCAAGCACATCCACAGTTTTTGACGTCTTACCTACTGAGTTCAATCATGAGACCTTTTGGATGGAAATCACCGTGGGTATCTTTTCGTGTGCCGTTCGGGATAAAGCAACCTCCATCATTCACCCGTGCCTCTGCATTGCCCATTGCATCTTGGGGTGTACGGTTTTTGCCCGCAAAGAAGCCGGCCAGGTCACCAAAAATGAGCTCTTCTTCCATTGGTGTATGACGCGGCGTGCAAACCCGCCAATCCCGGACTTTGCTTCGTTGTTTTTCCATAAATGCGCACTGATGAGAACCAAAGCGTCCGGTGATATTTGCATTGGGCGATTTGTCACCCTTTTGGCTCGCGGTCTTGACATCGAGCTCCCAGACGAATACCATCCTGTTGACAATAATAATCTTTTGGATGAGCATGCTCTCACAAACATCCACCACATCCGTCGCCGAAGCAGGAACAATTTCACATGGTATTGTCCTCAAGGAGTGGGATATCTTGTTCTCCCCAACCCTCGAGTCTCCTTTCGATTTGATCAAGCCACTCTGCAAGAAAGTTCTTCTGCCACTGTCATCATGTCAAAAGGTAAGGATCATTGATTCATTTCGCTCGTAATGATGGTTAATAATAGTcttttgttatatatttatataggATCCAAATCACTCGCTGATCTTGACACAATCATGTCTAAGGATCAGCCGACGATGAAAAAGAAGAAGAGCTCATCTTCTCTTCCTCCCAAAATATTGACTATTAACTTGACAAAAAAGACCCCAGGATCCTGGAAAAGGAAAACTATTGAGTTTGCAGGTTTATCTTTAGAGCCTTAGGGCTGAGGAAGCGCTCCATAAATTGGTCTTTTTCTCCCAAGCTGTAAGTTTTGGTTTTATTCTTATTCTATTTTTTATTCTACCTTTTGTTGACCTAGAATGTCTTTGTTTTAGGCCTTTAATCATGTTTCTATTGATCTAAGTATTTGAGTGGAGACGGATAAACAAGCCTGTTAGGGACATGAGAAAATGTGGAAAGCGACCAATGAAGATCTTTTTAGGAGAGTGGAGCTGCTCAGCAAGGAGAAGGCGGAGAAAGAGGAGGAGCACCTTCTCAAGATGGAGTAAGTGATCTCTGATGCAAAGGTCAATGTTGCAATAGCTATTTGGGAGGCCAAGATCCGTCTTGAGGAGGATCTGGAGAATGCAGGTTCCTGGGATATGGACGGTTGTCACGAGTTACTGACCAAATTGAATCGCAAGCCTATTACCGCCAATCATGATCCTGTATTGTGGCTGACCGAAGGAGGGGTGAAGAAGGGTGTGGCCGATGCTGACCAAACTAAGGTCTAGGTCTGCAAGAAATTAGATTAGGTAGTTTTTGTTTCTATTagtaatataaaaaaattaatattatggTTGGGTTGGTACGCAACCGATTTTGAATGCAACAATTGTGTTTTCCTTTTATATGTCTCTCTTGATTTTTCTACACGACTGTTACGATATTAGGATCCTTAAATAACCAAGATTCCGGAAAACTTGATTCATGCACACAATCCTAAGACAAAATTTTCTTAgtgaattatttttattatacttGAATTCTGATAACCAAATGGTTTTCGCTTAGGATCCTAAAAAGTTCTGGATCCTTAAACTTTACTTAGAgttttttgagaataaggatagatGGAACTGATTGTCTTCAAGTTTTTCCTTAAGCCTTCATAATCTCTTCCATCTTAGAATTTGCTGATGATAAATCTCAACTTAGAAAAGAACTTAGGATCTTTGTTGACTTCTGATGATAAGGATCTTCATTGATGAAGATCTATACGGATGAGGATCCTGAATGATGAGGATCTATATAGACAAGGATCCCTAATCATTAGATCATATGGTGGAACTCCCTTCTTAGgataacctgtttaggttatACACTTTGACAACATTCTTGGTTAATACCATAAATTCAACTAATAACATGTTATTGTTAAATACAGGGGAGGATCCCAAATTGTGACGTATCTTATGGGAAATATCCCTACTTATGATAACAT includes:
- the LOC122197141 gene encoding uncharacterized protein LOC122197141, which translates into the protein MSPSRLVFGKRCQIPVELEHRAIWAVKQCNFNIDEVERHKKLQLQELEELRNDSYENSRIYKERTNLFHDKSINRKNFEPGHSILLFHSRFKLFPGKLRSRWIGPFVVLKSL